Proteins from a genomic interval of Betta splendens chromosome 10, fBetSpl5.4, whole genome shotgun sequence:
- the tnmd gene encoding tenomodulin isoform X2, whose amino-acid sequence METSSQSSSQQILWKDVEAGKEKRAKYQTFQRAALVLALVFLVLALCVFSLRYLWSPGPGKVYDHQYKAVLDGVETDSVMEIDPGRRIELFRMGNGSEEVLEVHDFKHGITGIRFAQHQRCYIRTQTRKLPSVAEVDTELLVDEAEAVDAKVDESQVWVPAEEPIVNPAFLLDSKIWEICQELPIHWMHPSPLSDAEADGVDADGVDAPGAEAAGQRFARDVLDHAPVNDYRDVGLELDNRLDDHGYCCQHCRRGYRYCRRYYEPLGGFNPWPYYYQGGRVICQIVMPCNWWIARMLGRI is encoded by the exons ATGGAGACTAGCAGCCAATCCAGTAGTCAACAGATTCTCTGGAAAGAT GTTGAGGCGGGCAAAGAGAAAAGAGCTAAGTACCAGACCTTCCAGCGGGCGGCTCTGGTTCTGGCGCTGGTCTTCCTGGTCTTGGCTCTCTGCGTTTTCAGCCTGAGGTACCTGTGGAGCCCCGGCCCAGGGAAG GTGTACGATCATCAGTACAAAGCGGTGTTGGACGGCGTGGAGACAGACAGCGTGATGGAGATTGACCCCGGCCGGCGCATCGAGCTCTTCCGAATGGGGAACGGAAGCGAGGAGGTGCTCGAGGTGCACGACTTCAAACAC GGAATCACTGGTATCCGGTTTGCCCAACATCAGAGGTGCTACATCAGGACCCAGACTAGGAAACTACCCAGCGTGGCAGAGGtggacactgagctgctg GTGGACGAGGCGGAGGCCGTGGACGCGAAGGTGGACGAGTCCCAAGTGTGGGTTCCCGCTGAGGAGCCGATCGTTAACCCGGCCTTCCTCCTCGACTCCAAGATCTGGGAGATTTGCCAGGAGCTGCCCATCCACTGGATGCATCCCTCCCCCCTGAGCG ACGCGGAGGCGGACGGCGTGGACGCGGACGGCGTGGACGCGCCCGGCGCAGAGGCCGCGGGTCAGCGCTTCGCCCGCGACGTCCTGGACCACGCTCCCGTCAACGACTAC agAGACGTGGGCCTGGAGCTGGACAACCGCCTGGACGACCACGGCTACTGCTGCCAGCACTGCCGCCGCGGCTACCGCTACTGCCGCCGCTACTACGAGCCCCTGGGCGGCTTCAACCCGTGGCCCTACTACTACCAGGGAGGGCGGGTCATCTGCCAGATCGTGATGCCGTGCAACTGGTGGATCGCGCGCATGCTGGGGAGGATCTGA
- the tnmd gene encoding tenomodulin isoform X1, with protein METSSQSSSQQILWKDVEAGKEKRAKYQTFQRAALVLALVFLVLALCVFSLRYLWSPGPGKVYDHQYKAVLDGVETDSVMEIDPGRRIELFRMGNGSEEVLEVHDFKHGITGIRFAQHQRCYIRTQTRKLPSVAEVDTELLQVDEAEAVDAKVDESQVWVPAEEPIVNPAFLLDSKIWEICQELPIHWMHPSPLSDAEADGVDADGVDAPGAEAAGQRFARDVLDHAPVNDYRDVGLELDNRLDDHGYCCQHCRRGYRYCRRYYEPLGGFNPWPYYYQGGRVICQIVMPCNWWIARMLGRI; from the exons ATGGAGACTAGCAGCCAATCCAGTAGTCAACAGATTCTCTGGAAAGAT GTTGAGGCGGGCAAAGAGAAAAGAGCTAAGTACCAGACCTTCCAGCGGGCGGCTCTGGTTCTGGCGCTGGTCTTCCTGGTCTTGGCTCTCTGCGTTTTCAGCCTGAGGTACCTGTGGAGCCCCGGCCCAGGGAAG GTGTACGATCATCAGTACAAAGCGGTGTTGGACGGCGTGGAGACAGACAGCGTGATGGAGATTGACCCCGGCCGGCGCATCGAGCTCTTCCGAATGGGGAACGGAAGCGAGGAGGTGCTCGAGGTGCACGACTTCAAACAC GGAATCACTGGTATCCGGTTTGCCCAACATCAGAGGTGCTACATCAGGACCCAGACTAGGAAACTACCCAGCGTGGCAGAGGtggacactgagctgctg CAGGTGGACGAGGCGGAGGCCGTGGACGCGAAGGTGGACGAGTCCCAAGTGTGGGTTCCCGCTGAGGAGCCGATCGTTAACCCGGCCTTCCTCCTCGACTCCAAGATCTGGGAGATTTGCCAGGAGCTGCCCATCCACTGGATGCATCCCTCCCCCCTGAGCG ACGCGGAGGCGGACGGCGTGGACGCGGACGGCGTGGACGCGCCCGGCGCAGAGGCCGCGGGTCAGCGCTTCGCCCGCGACGTCCTGGACCACGCTCCCGTCAACGACTAC agAGACGTGGGCCTGGAGCTGGACAACCGCCTGGACGACCACGGCTACTGCTGCCAGCACTGCCGCCGCGGCTACCGCTACTGCCGCCGCTACTACGAGCCCCTGGGCGGCTTCAACCCGTGGCCCTACTACTACCAGGGAGGGCGGGTCATCTGCCAGATCGTGATGCCGTGCAACTGGTGGATCGCGCGCATGCTGGGGAGGATCTGA